A single Apodemus sylvaticus chromosome 20, mApoSyl1.1, whole genome shotgun sequence DNA region contains:
- the Mex3d gene encoding RNA-binding protein MEX3D, with protein MPGSTGQPDAGGAGTGTTAGDPGHPHPALAGAEDAAPRPPPEPDDAAAALRLALDQLSALGLGGARPGDEGMATCSADGATERGEDEPAPPDELEAAVAPPVTCAPSMGVGPSMAVAPSVTCAPSMALAPSVTSAPSMALAPSVTCAPCMAVAPSVTVAPSMALTPSVTLAPTMAVASSVAPGGLPLLDPDVSPRPSPPDVFASFAPHPAALGPSTLLAEQLNVIGSRKKSVNMTECVPVPSSEHVAEIVGRQGCKIKALRAKTNTYIKTPVRGEEPVFIVTGRKEDVEMAKREILSAAEHFSLIRATRSKAGGLSGATPGPPNLPGQTTIQVRVPYRVVGLVVGPKGATIKRIQQRTHTYIVTPGRDKEPVFAVTGMPENVDRAREEIEAHITLRTGAFTDAGPDSDFHANGTDVCLDLLGAAASLWAKAPHPGRRPPAATSGLRGDNALGAASTPEPFYVGSRGGPQLPDPSPSSPYGGSGNGGFTFGGDGPGATTGTATPEDCDFGFDFLALDLTVPATATIWAPFERAAPLPAFSGCPAVNGASAQPNTGTRRSSGGGGAATTPRHSPTLPEPGGLSLELPLARRSVPDPVGAVPWRPPQSALPPFSGSTAFSTTTSLPSTTPAPSTLDTAPSEGDHKPSTTATNSSASAAAPPAAALARECVVCSEGEAMAALVPCGHNLFCMDCAVRICGKSEPECPACRTPATQAIHIFS; from the exons ATGCCGGGCTCCACCGGGCAGCCCGACGCGGGCGGCGCGGGAACCGGGACCACCGCCGGCGACCCCGGGCATCCGCACCCTGCACTCGCGGGAGCCGAGGATGCCGCGCCCCGGCCGCCACCCGAGCCCGACGACGCGGCCGCTGCGCTGCGCCTGGCGCTGGACCAGCTGTCCGCGCTCGGGCTGGGGGGCGCGCGCCCCGGAGATGAGGGGATGGCGACATGCAGCGCGGATGGGGCGACAGAACGGGGAGAGGATGAGCCCGCGCCCCCCGACGAGCTCGAGGCGGCCGTGGCGCCCCCGGTGACTTGTGCGCCCTCGATGGGCGTGGGACCCTCGATGGCCGTGGCACCCTCGGTGACTTGTGCACCCTCGATGGCCCTGGCACCCTCGGTGACCAGTGCACCCTCGATGGCCCTGGCACCCTCGGTGACTTGTGCACCCTGCATGGCTGTGGCACCCTCGGTGACAGTGGCACCCTCGATGGCACTGACACCCTCGGTGACCCTGGCACCCACGATGGCCGTGGCTTCCTCGGTGGCCCCCGGCGGGCTGCCTCTTCTGGACCCCGACGTGAGCCCCCGGCCATCTCCCCCAGATGTGTTCGCCAGCTTCGCGCCACACCCGGCTGCCCTGGGTCCCTCGACGTTGCTGGCTGAGCAGTTGAACGTGATCGGCAGCCGCAAGAAAAGCGTGAACATGACCGAGTGTGTGCCGGTGCCCAGCTCGGAGCATGTCGCGGAGATAGTGGGTCGTCAGG GGTGCAAGATCAAGGCCCTGCGTGCCAAGACCAATACCTACATCAAGACTCCAGTGCGCGGTGAGGAGCCGGTCTTCATCGTGACCGGGCGCAAGGAGGATGTGGAGATGGCCAAGCGCGAGATCCTGTCGGCCGCTGAGCACTTCTCGCTGATCCGAGCCACACGCAGCAAGGCGGGCGGGCTGTCGGGGGCCACTCCGGGCCCCCCCAACCTGCCGGGCCAGACCACCATCCAGGTGCGCGTGCCCTACCGCGTGGTGGGGCTGGTGGTGGGGCCCAAGGGCGCCACCATCAAACGAATCCAGCAAAGGACGCACACGTACATCGTGACCCCCGGGCGCGACAAGGAGCCGGTGTTTGCTGTGACGGGGATGCCAGAGAACGTGGACCGTGCGCGGGAGGAGATCGAGGCGCACATCACGCTGCGCACCGGGGCCTTCACTGACGCAGGCCCGGACAGTGACTTCCACGCCAATGGTACCGACGTGTGTCTAGACCTGCTGGGAGCTGCAGCCAGCCTCTGGGCCAAGGCCCCCCACCCAGGACGGAGGCCCCCCGCAGCCACCAGCGGCCTTCGAGGGGATAACGCCCTGGGCGCGGCCAGCACCCCTGAGCCCTTCTATGTGGGCAGCCGTGGAGGGCCACAACTGCCGGACCCAAGTCCCAGCAGCCCCTACGGGGGCTCGGGCAACGGGGGCTTCACATTTGGTGGGGACGGTCCTGGTGCCACCACGGGGACAGCCACCCCAGAGGACTGTGACTTTGGTTTTGACTTCCTGGCGCTAGACCTGACCGTGCCTGCCACGGCTACCATTTGGGCGCCCTTCGAGAGAGCCGCGCCCCTGCCAGCCTTCAGCGGCTGCCCCGCAGTTAACGGGGCATCCGCACAACCCAACACAGGCACACGgcgcagcagcggcggcggcggggccGCCACCACGCCACGCCACTCACCCACGCTGCCCGAGCCGGGAGGACTGAGCCTGGAGCTGCCGCTGGCGCGTCGAAGCGTCCCAGATCCGGTGGGCGCCGTGCCTTGGCGACCTCCACAGAGCGCGCTGCCTCCCTTCTCCGGCAGCACCGCCTTCTCTACCACCACTTCTCTGCCCAGTACGACCCCGGCGCCCTCCACCCTGGACACCGCCCCCTCGGAAGGCGACCACAAGCCATCTACCACAGCAACGAACTCCTCTGCATCTGCTGCAGCCCCACCCGCGGCGGCCTTGGCTCGCGAGTGTGTGGTGTGCTCAGAAGGCGAGGCCATGGCCGCGTTGGTCCCCTGTGGCCACAACCTCTTCTGTATGGACTGCGCTGTCCGCATCTGCGGGAAGAGCGAGCCAGAGTGCCCCGCCTGCCGCACGCCGGCCACCCAAGCCATTCATATCTTTTCCTAG
- the Plk5 gene encoding inactive serine/threonine-protein kinase PLK5 isoform X2, with amino-acid sequence MEPRSRRRRSRQLVATFLRDPGSGRVYRRGKLIGKGAFSRCYKLTDMSTSAVFALKVVPRGGAGRLRLRGKVEREIALHSRLRHRNIVAFHAHFADRDHVYMVLEYCSRQSLAHVLKVRRTLTEPEVRYYLRGLVSGLRYLHQQRIVHRDLKPSNFFLNKNMEVKIGDLGLAARVGPAGRCHRVLCGTPNFQAPEVVSRNGHSCKSDIWALGCIMYTVLTGTPPFAAAPLSEMYQNIRDGHYLEPTHLSPSARRLIARLLAPDPAERPSLDHLLQDDFFSQGFTPERLPPHSCHSPPVFAFPPPLGRLFRKVGQLLLTQCRPPCHFTSKEASGPGEEGAEPDHTETGTEARAPLCTEGRVHVLTLGTPRAGLADPKGSLAQQLEVGTRKLLLCLDARPVAGQAPPGEQRPVLWAPKWVDYSLKYGFGYQLSDGGSGVLFRDGSHMALRPPGGCVSYQPDQETLCTFTLRDVPGHLRAKLAVLRLFVCYMQRRLREEGTVPVSAMPASPEVSLLSVVADFQAMVMLLSNGTVQVSLKTSQTQLVLSGEDQDLLLTVQEPGGPAMGISYTLDVLRSHGVTLAVRHHLRHGLRLLQSL; translated from the exons ATGGAGCCCCGGTCGCGGCGGCGGCGGAGCCGCCAGCTTGTGGCCACCTTCCTGCGTGACCCAGGCTCGGGGCGCGTGTACCGCCGCGGAAAGCTGATCGGCAAG GGCGCCTTCAGCCGCTGCTACAAGCTCACGGACATGTCCACCAGTGCGGTGTTCGCTCTTAAGGTGGTGCCGAGAGGCGGAGCGGGGCGGCTGCGCCTGCGCGGGAAG GTGGAGCGTGAGATCGCCCTGCACAGCCGCCTGCGCCACCGCAACATCGTGGCCTTCCACGCACACTTTGCGGACCGCGACCACGTATACATGGTGCTGGAGTACTGTAGCCGCCAG TCCTTGGCTCATGTGCTGAAAGTGAGGCGGACTCTGACGGAGCCTGAAGTACGCTATTACCTTCGGGGCCTAGTCAGCGGCCTGCGCTACCTGCACCAACAACGCATCGTGCACAGGGACCTGAAACCCA GTAATTTCTTCCTTAACAAGAACATGGAGGTTAAGATAGGTGACCTGGGACTGGCTGCCCGTGTGGGGCCCGCTGGGCGCTGCCACAG GGTGCTCTGCGGGACTCCAAACTTCCAGGCACCTGAAGTGGTGTCCCGAAATGGACACTCATGCAAGTCTGACATCTGGGCTCTGGGGTGCATCAT GTACACGGTGCTGACAGGCACGCCACCCTTCGCTGCGGCACCCTTGTCAGAGATGTATCAAAACATCCGTGACGGCCATTACCTCGAGCCTACTCACCTGTCACCCAGCGCCCGCCGCCTCATTGCGCGGCTCCTGGCACCCGACCCCGCCGAGCGGCCCAGCCTGGACCACTTACTGCAAGACGACTTCTTTAGTCAG GGCTTCACCCCCGAGCGGCTGCCCCCGCATTCCTGCCATAGCCCACCGGTGTTcgccttccccccacccctgggcAGACTGTTCCGGAAGGTGGGCCAGCTCCTGCTGACCCAATGCCGGCCACCTT GTCACTTTACCTCAAAAGAGGCCTCGGGCCCTGGGGAAGAGGGCGCAGAACCGGACCACACGGAGACCGGCACCGAGGCAA GGGCTCCTCTCTGCACCGAGGGCCGAGTCCACGTCCTCACTCTTGGGACCCCTCGGGCTGGCCTagcag ACCCAAAGGGGAGCTTGGCCCAGCAGCTGGAGGTGGGGACCAGAAAACTGCTCCTCTGCTTGGACGCGAGACCTGTGG CTGGACAAGCCCCCCCAGGGGAGCAGCGGCCAGTTCTCTGGGCTCCCAAGTGGGTGGATTATTCCCTCAAATATGGCTTCGGCTACCAGCTGTCGGATGGGGGCAGTGGCGTGCTGTTTCGGGACGGCTCCCACATGGCCCTGCGCCCCCCAGGCGG CTGCGTCTCCTACCAACCTGACCAAGAGACTCTGTGCACCTTCACCCTGAGGGACGTCCCCGGCCATCTTCGTGCCAAGCTGGCTGTCCTGAGGCTCTTTGTCTGCTACATGCAGCGGCGCCTGCGGGAG GAGGGGACTGTGCCCGTGTCTGCCATGCCTGCCTCTCCGGAGGTCTCTCTGCTGAGCGTCGTGGCCGACTTCCAGGCTATGGTCATGCTGCTAAGCAATGGGACAGTGCAG gtcAGCCTGAAAACCTCCCAAACCCAGCTGGTGCTCAGTGGGGAGGACCAGGACCTCCTGCTCACCGTCCAGGAGCCGGGGGGACCCGCTATGGGCATCTCCTACACACTTGATGTCCTGCGGAGTCACGGTGTCACCCTTGCGGTCCGCCACCACCTGCGCCACGGACTGCGTCTGCTTCAGAGCCTCTAA
- the Mbd3 gene encoding methyl-CpG-binding domain protein 3 isoform X3 has translation MERKSPSGKKFRSKPQLARYLGGSMDLSTFDFRTGKMLMNKMTKSRQRVRYDSSNQVKGKPDLNTALPVRQTASIFKQPVTKITNHPSNKVKSDPQKAVDQPRQLFWEKKLSGLSAFDIAEELVRTMDLPKGLQGVGPGCTDETLLSAIASALHTSTLPITGQLSAAVEKNPGVWLNTAQPLCKAFMVTDDDIRKQEELVQQVRKRLEEALMADMLAHVQELARDGEAPLDKACAEDEEEEEPEPERVHPAHVWAADPLPGLPTDFLQPCLD, from the exons CCCCAGTGGGAAGAAGTTTCGCAGCAAGCCCCAGCTGGCACGTTACCTGGGGGGCTCCATGGACCTCAGCACCTTCGACTTCCGCACCGGAAAGATGTTGATGAACAAGATGACTAAGAGCCGCCAGCGTGTGCGCTACGATTCCTCCAACCAGGTCAAG GGCAAGCCTGACCTGAACACCGCACTGCCTGTCCGGCAGACCGCATCCATCTTCAAGCAACCGGTGACCAAGATCACCAACCACCCCAGCAACAAGGTCAAGAGCGACCCGCAGAAGGCAGTGGACCAGCCGAGGCAG CTTTTCTGGGAGAAGAAGCTGAGTGGATTGAGTGCCTTTGACATTGCCGAAGAACTGGTCAGAACCATGGACTTGCCCAAGGGCCTGCAgg GGGTGGGCCCCGGCTGCACAGATGAGACGCTGCTGTCGGCCATCGCCAGTGCACTGCACACCAGCACCCTCCCCATCACAGGGCAGCTCTCTGCAGCTGTGGAGAAGAACCCTGGTGTGTGGCTGAACACTGCACAGCCACTGTGCAAAGCCTTCATGGTGACAGACGATGACATCAG GAAGCAGGAGGAGCTGGTGCAGCAGGTGCGCAAGCGCCTGGAGGAGGCGCTGATGGCCGACATGCTGGCACACGTGCAGGAGCTCGCCCGGGATGGGGAGGCACCGCTGGACAAGGCCTGCGctgaagacgaggaggaggaggagccggaGCCAGAGCGTGT GCATCCTGCCCACGTCTGGGCTGCAGACCCCCTCCCAGGGCTGCCCACCGACTTCCTTCAGCCTTGCCTGGACTAG
- the Mbd3 gene encoding methyl-CpG-binding domain protein 3 isoform X5, producing MERKSPSGKKFRSKPQLARYLGGSMDLSTFDFRTGKMLMNKMTKSRQRVRYDSSNQVKGKPDLNTALPVRQTASIFKQPVTKITNHPSNKVKSDPQKAVDQPRQLFWEKKLSGLSAFDIAEELVRTMDLPKGLQGVGPGCTDETLLSAIASALHTSTLPITGQLSAAVEKNPGVWLNTAQPLCKAFMVTDDDIRKQEELVQQVRKRLEEALMADMLAHVQELARDGEAPLDKACAEDEEEEEPEPERV from the exons CCCCAGTGGGAAGAAGTTTCGCAGCAAGCCCCAGCTGGCACGTTACCTGGGGGGCTCCATGGACCTCAGCACCTTCGACTTCCGCACCGGAAAGATGTTGATGAACAAGATGACTAAGAGCCGCCAGCGTGTGCGCTACGATTCCTCCAACCAGGTCAAG GGCAAGCCTGACCTGAACACCGCACTGCCTGTCCGGCAGACCGCATCCATCTTCAAGCAACCGGTGACCAAGATCACCAACCACCCCAGCAACAAGGTCAAGAGCGACCCGCAGAAGGCAGTGGACCAGCCGAGGCAG CTTTTCTGGGAGAAGAAGCTGAGTGGATTGAGTGCCTTTGACATTGCCGAAGAACTGGTCAGAACCATGGACTTGCCCAAGGGCCTGCAgg GGGTGGGCCCCGGCTGCACAGATGAGACGCTGCTGTCGGCCATCGCCAGTGCACTGCACACCAGCACCCTCCCCATCACAGGGCAGCTCTCTGCAGCTGTGGAGAAGAACCCTGGTGTGTGGCTGAACACTGCACAGCCACTGTGCAAAGCCTTCATGGTGACAGACGATGACATCAG GAAGCAGGAGGAGCTGGTGCAGCAGGTGCGCAAGCGCCTGGAGGAGGCGCTGATGGCCGACATGCTGGCACACGTGCAGGAGCTCGCCCGGGATGGGGAGGCACCGCTGGACAAGGCCTGCGctgaagacgaggaggaggaggagccggaGCCAGAGCGTGTGTAG
- the Plk5 gene encoding inactive serine/threonine-protein kinase PLK5 isoform X1, with product MEPRSRRRRSRQLVATFLRDPGSGRVYRRGKLIGKGAFSRCYKLTDMSTSAVFALKVVPRGGAGRLRLRGKVEREIALHSRLRHRNIVAFHAHFADRDHVYMVLEYCSRQVPLQSLAHVLKVRRTLTEPEVRYYLRGLVSGLRYLHQQRIVHRDLKPSNFFLNKNMEVKIGDLGLAARVGPAGRCHRVLCGTPNFQAPEVVSRNGHSCKSDIWALGCIMYTVLTGTPPFAAAPLSEMYQNIRDGHYLEPTHLSPSARRLIARLLAPDPAERPSLDHLLQDDFFSQGFTPERLPPHSCHSPPVFAFPPPLGRLFRKVGQLLLTQCRPPCHFTSKEASGPGEEGAEPDHTETGTEARAPLCTEGRVHVLTLGTPRAGLADPKGSLAQQLEVGTRKLLLCLDARPVAGQAPPGEQRPVLWAPKWVDYSLKYGFGYQLSDGGSGVLFRDGSHMALRPPGGCVSYQPDQETLCTFTLRDVPGHLRAKLAVLRLFVCYMQRRLREEGTVPVSAMPASPEVSLLSVVADFQAMVMLLSNGTVQVSLKTSQTQLVLSGEDQDLLLTVQEPGGPAMGISYTLDVLRSHGVTLAVRHHLRHGLRLLQSL from the exons ATGGAGCCCCGGTCGCGGCGGCGGCGGAGCCGCCAGCTTGTGGCCACCTTCCTGCGTGACCCAGGCTCGGGGCGCGTGTACCGCCGCGGAAAGCTGATCGGCAAG GGCGCCTTCAGCCGCTGCTACAAGCTCACGGACATGTCCACCAGTGCGGTGTTCGCTCTTAAGGTGGTGCCGAGAGGCGGAGCGGGGCGGCTGCGCCTGCGCGGGAAG GTGGAGCGTGAGATCGCCCTGCACAGCCGCCTGCGCCACCGCAACATCGTGGCCTTCCACGCACACTTTGCGGACCGCGACCACGTATACATGGTGCTGGAGTACTGTAGCCGCCAG GTCCCTCTACAGTCCTTGGCTCATGTGCTGAAAGTGAGGCGGACTCTGACGGAGCCTGAAGTACGCTATTACCTTCGGGGCCTAGTCAGCGGCCTGCGCTACCTGCACCAACAACGCATCGTGCACAGGGACCTGAAACCCA GTAATTTCTTCCTTAACAAGAACATGGAGGTTAAGATAGGTGACCTGGGACTGGCTGCCCGTGTGGGGCCCGCTGGGCGCTGCCACAG GGTGCTCTGCGGGACTCCAAACTTCCAGGCACCTGAAGTGGTGTCCCGAAATGGACACTCATGCAAGTCTGACATCTGGGCTCTGGGGTGCATCAT GTACACGGTGCTGACAGGCACGCCACCCTTCGCTGCGGCACCCTTGTCAGAGATGTATCAAAACATCCGTGACGGCCATTACCTCGAGCCTACTCACCTGTCACCCAGCGCCCGCCGCCTCATTGCGCGGCTCCTGGCACCCGACCCCGCCGAGCGGCCCAGCCTGGACCACTTACTGCAAGACGACTTCTTTAGTCAG GGCTTCACCCCCGAGCGGCTGCCCCCGCATTCCTGCCATAGCCCACCGGTGTTcgccttccccccacccctgggcAGACTGTTCCGGAAGGTGGGCCAGCTCCTGCTGACCCAATGCCGGCCACCTT GTCACTTTACCTCAAAAGAGGCCTCGGGCCCTGGGGAAGAGGGCGCAGAACCGGACCACACGGAGACCGGCACCGAGGCAA GGGCTCCTCTCTGCACCGAGGGCCGAGTCCACGTCCTCACTCTTGGGACCCCTCGGGCTGGCCTagcag ACCCAAAGGGGAGCTTGGCCCAGCAGCTGGAGGTGGGGACCAGAAAACTGCTCCTCTGCTTGGACGCGAGACCTGTGG CTGGACAAGCCCCCCCAGGGGAGCAGCGGCCAGTTCTCTGGGCTCCCAAGTGGGTGGATTATTCCCTCAAATATGGCTTCGGCTACCAGCTGTCGGATGGGGGCAGTGGCGTGCTGTTTCGGGACGGCTCCCACATGGCCCTGCGCCCCCCAGGCGG CTGCGTCTCCTACCAACCTGACCAAGAGACTCTGTGCACCTTCACCCTGAGGGACGTCCCCGGCCATCTTCGTGCCAAGCTGGCTGTCCTGAGGCTCTTTGTCTGCTACATGCAGCGGCGCCTGCGGGAG GAGGGGACTGTGCCCGTGTCTGCCATGCCTGCCTCTCCGGAGGTCTCTCTGCTGAGCGTCGTGGCCGACTTCCAGGCTATGGTCATGCTGCTAAGCAATGGGACAGTGCAG gtcAGCCTGAAAACCTCCCAAACCCAGCTGGTGCTCAGTGGGGAGGACCAGGACCTCCTGCTCACCGTCCAGGAGCCGGGGGGACCCGCTATGGGCATCTCCTACACACTTGATGTCCTGCGGAGTCACGGTGTCACCCTTGCGGTCCGCCACCACCTGCGCCACGGACTGCGTCTGCTTCAGAGCCTCTAA
- the Mbd3 gene encoding methyl-CpG-binding domain protein 3 isoform X1, protein MERKSPSGKKFRSKPQLARYLGGSMDLSTFDFRTGKMLMNKMTKSRQRVRYDSSNQVKALAKHLPGPSNPPWTPGGAARCRVFSPQGKPDLNTALPVRQTASIFKQPVTKITNHPSNKVKSDPQKAVDQPRQLFWEKKLSGLSAFDIAEELVRTMDLPKGLQGVGPGCTDETLLSAIASALHTSTLPITGQLSAAVEKNPGVWLNTAQPLCKAFMVTDDDIRKQEELVQQVRKRLEEALMADMLAHVQELARDGEAPLDKACAEDEEEEEPEPERVHPAHVWAADPLPGLPTDFLQPCLD, encoded by the exons CCCCAGTGGGAAGAAGTTTCGCAGCAAGCCCCAGCTGGCACGTTACCTGGGGGGCTCCATGGACCTCAGCACCTTCGACTTCCGCACCGGAAAGATGTTGATGAACAAGATGACTAAGAGCCGCCAGCGTGTGCGCTACGATTCCTCCAACCAGGTCAAG GCTCTGGCTAAGCACCTCCCTGGCCCCTCCAACCCTCCATGGACCCCGGGCGGAGCGGCCCGCTGCAGAGTCTTCTCCCCCCAGGGCAAGCCTGACCTGAACACCGCACTGCCTGTCCGGCAGACCGCATCCATCTTCAAGCAACCGGTGACCAAGATCACCAACCACCCCAGCAACAAGGTCAAGAGCGACCCGCAGAAGGCAGTGGACCAGCCGAGGCAG CTTTTCTGGGAGAAGAAGCTGAGTGGATTGAGTGCCTTTGACATTGCCGAAGAACTGGTCAGAACCATGGACTTGCCCAAGGGCCTGCAgg GGGTGGGCCCCGGCTGCACAGATGAGACGCTGCTGTCGGCCATCGCCAGTGCACTGCACACCAGCACCCTCCCCATCACAGGGCAGCTCTCTGCAGCTGTGGAGAAGAACCCTGGTGTGTGGCTGAACACTGCACAGCCACTGTGCAAAGCCTTCATGGTGACAGACGATGACATCAG GAAGCAGGAGGAGCTGGTGCAGCAGGTGCGCAAGCGCCTGGAGGAGGCGCTGATGGCCGACATGCTGGCACACGTGCAGGAGCTCGCCCGGGATGGGGAGGCACCGCTGGACAAGGCCTGCGctgaagacgaggaggaggaggagccggaGCCAGAGCGTGT GCATCCTGCCCACGTCTGGGCTGCAGACCCCCTCCCAGGGCTGCCCACCGACTTCCTTCAGCCTTGCCTGGACTAG